One segment of Triticum aestivum cultivar Chinese Spring chromosome 2A, IWGSC CS RefSeq v2.1, whole genome shotgun sequence DNA contains the following:
- the LOC123189519 gene encoding FBD-associated F-box protein At5g60610, with amino-acid sequence MEKSAAGSAGARNVSMDKSFLQSNSCKKRCLCDWISGLPDEILVSILDKLDSKTAVGTSLLSRRWRRLWRLVESFHFSEVVLPDNYCWVRLGPMRYYLNTHRDHHFVESLQWFTRLKRETPLRRLSLVFSGSAECSDVVNSAIASAAQHGISEIDMAIVVRMEYEFPWWLFSVYRSSLLTSLSLSHFKLSVPLDFRGFGSLTKLALVQMYMSLKEVQVLLRCCTNLLSLHLIGMFDIRILRLPKLKELLLLMTPSLGKFKVDTPDLQRLEYCGEMLPTSTFQSIPCLEHASLQFTDDIFPEYDADRLDDISTCFPHIKSLCLWYEIPKLVKPRTPATFLNLKVLTLNIATKPSDDLLWMFMFLIAAPYLATLRTTVRYLSYLESHNGVVWNDVDFQHVSLKNVEMYNFMGRDNEIGLVRLLLCRAPNLRCLSFNQARLEEGGDHQLVPPTWPMAETFSPRDSQFVL; translated from the exons ATGGAGAAATCCGCGGCGGGATCAGCAGGGGCGCGGAACGTCTCCATGGACAAG TCCTTTCTTCAGTCAAACTCTTGCAAGAAGCGGTGTCTTTGCGATTGGATCAGCGGACTGCCCGACGAAATCCTGGTCAGCATCCTAGACAAGTTGGATTCCAAGACTGCGGTCGGCACGAGCCTCCTCTCACGGCGATGGAGGCGCTTATGGAGACTCGTGGAATCCTTCCATTTCAGTGAGGTGGTTTTACCAGACAACTATTGCTGGGTACGCCTCGGACCAATGCGGTACTACTTGAACACACATAGAGATCACCATTTTGTTGAGTCCCTCCAGTGGTTCACAAGGCTTAAGAGAGAGACGCCATTGAGAAGACTGTCCCTTGTGTTCTCAGGCAGTGCGGAGTGTAGCGATGTGGTCAACAGCGCCATAGCTTCTGCAGCTCAGCATGGTATCAGCGAAATTGATATGGCAATTGTTGTAAGGATGGAGTACGAGTTCCCCTGGTGGTTGTTCTCTGTTTACAGAAGCTCGCTGCTGACCAGCTTATCCCTAAGTCATTTCAAGCTTTCTGTCCCCCTCGACTTCAGAGGATTCGGTTCCCTCACAAAGCTTGCCCTGGTCCAGATGTATATGAGCCTGAAAGAGGTGCAAGTTCTCCTCAGGTGCTGTACAAACTTACTGAGCTTACACCTGATTGGCATGTTTGATATCAGAATCCTGCGGCTTCCAAAGCTTAAAGAATTGCTATTGTTAATGACTCCATCGTTGGGTAAATTTAAGGTAGACACACCAGACCTGCAAAGATTGGAGTACTGCGGAGAGATGCTCCCAACATCTACGTTTCAATCCATTCCATGTCTTGAGCATGCTTCCCTGCAATTTACTGATGATATTTTTCCAGAATATGATGCGGACAGGTTGGATGATATCTCTACTTGTTTTCCCCATATCAAGAGCCTTTGCTTGTGGTACGAGATCCCCAAG CTGGTCAAACCAAGAACTCCTGCCACCTTTTTAAACCTCAAAGTCCTAACTTTGAACATCGCTACAAAACCTTCCGATGATCTTCTTTGGATGTTCATGTTCCTAATTGCTGCACCATATTTGGCTACACTGAGAACTACT GTACGCTATTTATCATATCTTGAATCTCATAATGGGGTGGTATGGAATGATGTCGACTTCCAGCACGTCAGTTTGAAGAATGTAGAGATGTATAACTTCATGGGAAGAGATAATGAGATAGGCTTGGTGAGGCTACTGTTATGTAGGGCTCCTAATCTGAGATGTTTGTCCTTCAACCAAGCACGTCTGGAGGAAGGTGGTGATCACCAGCTGGTACCCCCTACCTGGCCCATGGCTGAAACTTTTTCCCCAAGAGACAGCCAGTTCGTTCTCTAA